The following proteins come from a genomic window of Paenibacillus swuensis:
- a CDS encoding aldehyde dehydrogenase family protein encodes MIKIDQNYINGEYVKSSGTETQELINPTTKQLIGHVTLSTESDTQRAISAAKNAFVTFSKTTVEERSQLLQRLHDSVLAKVDLLASASAEEYGSPIGPSRGRAVFAAQTFLHAKEALKSFKFESQQGKTKIVMEPLGVIGAITPWNANYTHICGKIAPAIATGCTIVVKPSEISALQTKLLIECFHEAGVPNGVINIVNGTGAVVGAEITRHPDVAKISFTGSTTVGKLISKGAADTLKRLALELGGKSPNVILEDADFDKAIPMAVMIAFSNTGQACHAGTRLIVPEKRLAEVKKIIKDTVAATKLGNPMEMDTVLGPLVNQKQYDTVQHYIQLGLQEGGELITGGLGHPEGFENGYFAKPTVFANVTNDMSIAQQEIFGPVLAVISYKTEDEAVEIANDSIYGLAAYISSTNLERARNVASKLVAGRVLINKGVHDDPYAPFGGFKQSGIGRDSGIYGLEEHVEPKAILGYEE; translated from the coding sequence ATGATCAAAATCGATCAAAACTACATTAACGGCGAATATGTAAAATCCAGCGGAACTGAAACGCAAGAATTGATTAATCCCACTACAAAACAACTAATAGGCCATGTTACGCTTAGTACCGAATCGGATACGCAAAGAGCTATTTCAGCAGCCAAAAACGCATTCGTTACATTCTCGAAGACGACAGTGGAAGAACGCAGTCAATTGCTCCAACGGCTTCATGATTCCGTCTTGGCTAAAGTTGATCTCTTAGCAAGTGCTTCTGCGGAGGAGTACGGATCGCCTATAGGTCCATCGAGGGGACGTGCCGTATTCGCGGCGCAAACGTTTTTGCACGCGAAAGAAGCTTTGAAAAGCTTTAAGTTTGAAAGCCAACAAGGAAAAACCAAAATTGTTATGGAACCATTGGGCGTTATCGGGGCTATCACACCATGGAATGCAAATTACACGCATATCTGCGGAAAAATAGCTCCAGCTATCGCAACCGGTTGCACAATCGTTGTCAAACCAAGCGAGATTAGCGCGCTTCAGACGAAATTGTTAATTGAATGCTTTCACGAAGCAGGTGTTCCCAACGGTGTTATTAATATTGTGAACGGAACCGGAGCGGTCGTTGGCGCTGAAATTACCCGTCATCCTGATGTGGCGAAAATCTCATTTACGGGCTCCACCACTGTTGGCAAGCTTATTAGTAAAGGGGCTGCCGATACCTTAAAGAGATTGGCTCTTGAACTTGGAGGCAAATCGCCAAATGTTATTCTTGAAGATGCGGATTTTGATAAAGCCATTCCGATGGCTGTCATGATCGCTTTCAGTAATACGGGACAAGCCTGCCATGCCGGAACAAGATTAATCGTTCCGGAGAAACGGTTAGCAGAGGTAAAGAAAATAATTAAAGATACAGTCGCAGCAACCAAACTAGGTAATCCAATGGAAATGGATACTGTACTGGGTCCGTTGGTGAATCAAAAGCAATACGATACCGTCCAGCACTACATTCAATTAGGGCTTCAAGAGGGTGGAGAATTGATCACCGGAGGGTTAGGACATCCGGAAGGGTTTGAAAATGGTTATTTTGCAAAACCAACTGTTTTCGCCAATGTCACGAACGATATGTCAATTGCTCAACAAGAAATATTTGGTCCTGTTCTAGCCGTTATTAGCTATAAAACGGAAGATGAGGCGGTAGAGATAGCCAACGACAGCATATACGGATTAGCCGCATACATTAGCTCTACTAACTTAGAGAGGGCTAGGAACGTTGCTTCAAAGCTTGTAGCGGGCAGAGTTCTTATCAACAAAGGTGTACACGATGATCCATATGCGCCATTCGGTGGATTTAAACAATCCGGTATCGGCAGGGATTCCGGCATATACGGTCTGGAAGAACATGTCGAACCGAAAGCGATATTAGGTTACGAAGAATAA
- a CDS encoding aldehyde dehydrogenase family protein, with amino-acid sequence MKKINQIYINGRFVKPNGTEVHDLINPSTKEIIGSVTLGNEQDTRDAIAAAKEAFKTFSKTTVEERSEMLQRLHDVMMDNFEALNQAAVDEYGAPEGATAARTQYAAKNFLHNKVAMAEFQFEKRIGKAKVVLEPLGVIGLITPWNANYTHISTKLAPAIAAGCTVVIKASELSAIQTQVITECFHEAGIPDGVINFVNGRGDVVGAELTRHPDVAMISFTGSTQVGRIIGRDAANTMKRLVLELGGKSPNVILDDADFNKAIPLSVMTAFSNSGQACHVGSRLIVPEHRLEEVKRLVITTVDGIKVGSPRETGVYIGPMVNQKQYETVQRYIKLGVDEGAEIIVGGEGHPEGLEQGYFVKPTVFVNVTMDMTIAIEEIFGPVLSILTFKTEEEAIEIANNTIYGLSAYVSSSNLEAANRVASKIVSGRVLINGLHDEPTAPFGGFKQSGIGREFGAYGLQEYVEPKTILGHDVVL; translated from the coding sequence ATGAAAAAGATAAATCAAATTTATATCAATGGCCGGTTCGTCAAACCTAACGGGACCGAAGTTCATGACTTGATCAATCCCTCGACAAAAGAAATCATCGGAAGCGTGACTTTAGGAAATGAGCAGGATACACGCGATGCCATCGCGGCAGCGAAAGAAGCTTTCAAAACATTTTCAAAAACAACCGTCGAGGAACGTAGTGAGATGCTCCAAAGGTTGCATGACGTAATGATGGACAATTTCGAAGCCCTCAATCAAGCAGCCGTAGACGAATATGGGGCACCAGAAGGCGCGACAGCCGCACGTACTCAGTATGCCGCAAAAAACTTTCTTCATAATAAAGTAGCTATGGCTGAATTTCAATTCGAAAAACGTATTGGTAAAGCAAAGGTCGTCCTTGAACCTCTTGGCGTCATCGGACTGATTACTCCCTGGAACGCGAACTATACGCATATCTCAACGAAATTAGCACCTGCAATTGCCGCTGGATGTACTGTCGTCATTAAGGCAAGTGAGCTTAGTGCTATACAAACGCAAGTTATTACGGAATGCTTCCATGAAGCCGGTATTCCTGACGGTGTTATCAACTTCGTCAATGGCAGAGGCGATGTGGTCGGAGCAGAATTAACCCGTCACCCGGATGTCGCGATGATTTCATTCACGGGTTCTACCCAAGTAGGAAGAATCATCGGTAGAGATGCCGCCAACACAATGAAGAGATTGGTGCTGGAGCTTGGCGGCAAATCGCCTAACGTCATTCTTGACGATGCCGATTTTAACAAAGCAATCCCATTGTCCGTGATGACCGCGTTCAGCAACAGCGGACAAGCTTGCCATGTCGGTTCCCGGTTGATCGTGCCAGAACATCGATTGGAAGAAGTGAAACGGCTTGTGATAACGACGGTTGATGGAATCAAAGTAGGAAGCCCGAGAGAGACCGGTGTTTATATTGGACCAATGGTTAATCAAAAGCAATATGAGACGGTTCAGCGTTATATTAAACTAGGCGTTGACGAAGGTGCTGAAATAATCGTTGGGGGTGAGGGGCATCCGGAAGGGTTAGAACAAGGCTATTTTGTTAAACCTACCGTATTTGTCAATGTAACTATGGATATGACAATCGCCATAGAAGAAATATTCGGACCGGTATTGTCCATTCTTACATTTAAAACCGAAGAGGAAGCCATCGAAATCGCGAACAATACGATCTATGGCCTATCCGCTTATGTCAGTTCTTCGAACTTAGAAGCAGCTAATCGGGTTGCTTCGAAAATTGTCTCGGGTCGTGTGTTGATCAATGGATTGCACGACGAGCCGACAGCTCCGTTTGGAGGGTTCAAACAATCCGGAATCGGCAGGGAATTTGGAGCATACGGACTGCAAGAGTATGTAGAGCCAAAAACCATCCTGGGTCACGACGTCGTTCTGTAA
- a CDS encoding pyridoxamine 5'-phosphate oxidase family protein, protein MGKEFTSITPQHEDFIRKQNMFFVGSAAADGEVNISPKGHDVFRILSPNQVAYLDLTGSGNETSAHLTRCSRLTFMFVSFEGDPLIMRLYGDGEVILPETPAWDAMSGHFNLLPGARQIIVSNIHKVKTSCGFSIPFFHYEGERNKLIDWAAQMGESKLNTYRATKNAISMDGIPTPLGIRNESVE, encoded by the coding sequence GTGGGTAAAGAATTCACATCCATCACACCGCAACATGAAGATTTCATCCGCAAGCAAAACATGTTCTTCGTCGGAAGCGCCGCAGCAGACGGTGAAGTGAATATTTCGCCTAAAGGGCATGATGTGTTTCGCATTCTTTCGCCTAACCAAGTGGCTTACCTGGATTTAACGGGCAGCGGGAATGAAACGAGCGCGCATCTGACTCGATGCTCCCGGCTGACGTTTATGTTTGTTTCGTTTGAAGGAGATCCGCTGATCATGAGATTGTATGGCGACGGAGAAGTGATTTTGCCGGAAACACCTGCTTGGGATGCGATGTCTGGTCATTTTAACTTGTTACCGGGAGCTAGGCAAATCATTGTATCTAACATCCATAAGGTAAAGACTTCCTGCGGTTTCAGCATTCCTTTCTTTCATTATGAGGGAGAGCGGAACAAGCTGATCGATTGGGCTGCCCAGATGGGCGAATCGAAACTGAACACTTATCGAGCGACCAAGAACGCCATAAGCATGGACGGGATTCCGACGCCGCTGGGGATACGAAATGAAAGTGTAGAATAG
- a CDS encoding HelD family protein: protein MEGKTQSAFAEERLQLTKTAAVMEEQLELLEQMHRYTGHDFTEQLLEETREIRRQNLKSSRQEPYFARLDFEENGTTATGPLYIGKKGIEHEATNKPLVIDWRAPVASLFYSFTGGDAPATYECPEGTIEGKVHLKRNIVIRKQELERVVDTYSDEDEGAAATDEFLLYRLGENKDNKLRDIVSTIQAEQDRIIRSPRDKALIIQGVAGSGKTTVALHRLAFLLYQYREQMRAERMIIFAPNRMFLDYISGVLPELGVGDIQQTTFNDWALEVLENEVKLVDASKELEHWFAVKDESWDEQALTPGRFKGSVAFMQYLEACLAGLADHVLPDTDYEAWEMAILPAATIREWFDKEYAHYPLMKRKERVTARIERWLTMELEQVRDPNRRKEFKKKANARLKAYLKTWAETRTYEVYLEITARAKESDLVPAELKEFVPAQFAQELTDGAKSRKVREEDLPALAYLRYILYGDEGRTRFDHVVIDEAQDFSPFQVALLRKFTREGSFSILGDLSQGIHAYKGIRQWQEFTSLFGENETGYFQLEQSYRSTMEIIEFANEVLVRGGGAPLLAVPVFRSGRQVGVYPAERQSAEIARILRGLDPAAVKTTAVIGRTAASCRELARELAKEGIEASLLDAKQATYGGGLSVVPAYLAKGLEFDAVIVADADARSYRAAPAEAKLLYVACTRALHELHLVYSGGEVSPLVRL from the coding sequence TTGGAAGGAAAGACTCAAAGTGCCTTTGCCGAAGAGCGGCTGCAGCTCACGAAAACCGCAGCGGTGATGGAAGAACAACTGGAGCTGCTGGAGCAGATGCATCGGTATACCGGCCATGACTTCACGGAGCAACTGTTGGAAGAAACCCGTGAGATCCGGCGGCAGAATCTGAAGAGTTCGCGGCAGGAGCCTTATTTTGCGAGACTGGATTTCGAGGAAAATGGCACCACTGCAACCGGACCGCTCTACATTGGCAAAAAAGGTATCGAACACGAGGCGACAAACAAGCCCCTTGTCATTGACTGGAGGGCACCGGTAGCCAGCTTGTTCTACTCTTTCACCGGCGGTGACGCGCCCGCGACCTACGAATGCCCCGAAGGAACCATTGAGGGCAAGGTCCATCTCAAACGCAACATCGTCATTCGCAAGCAAGAGCTCGAACGTGTCGTAGACACCTACTCCGACGAGGATGAAGGGGCGGCGGCCACGGACGAGTTCTTGTTGTATCGATTGGGCGAGAACAAGGATAACAAGCTTCGGGATATCGTTTCGACCATCCAGGCGGAACAGGATCGGATTATCCGTTCGCCGCGGGATAAAGCGCTGATTATTCAAGGGGTAGCCGGATCCGGTAAAACCACGGTAGCGCTCCACCGCCTTGCTTTTCTCTTATATCAATACAGGGAGCAGATGCGGGCGGAACGTATGATCATTTTTGCGCCTAACCGTATGTTTCTGGATTATATCTCTGGCGTACTGCCGGAGCTTGGCGTAGGCGATATTCAACAAACGACGTTCAACGACTGGGCTCTTGAGGTGTTGGAGAACGAAGTGAAGCTGGTCGATGCCAGCAAGGAACTGGAGCATTGGTTCGCCGTGAAGGATGAAAGCTGGGATGAGCAGGCATTGACGCCCGGCCGGTTCAAAGGTTCGGTCGCTTTTATGCAGTATTTAGAGGCTTGCCTGGCCGGTTTGGCTGATCATGTGTTGCCTGATACGGATTATGAGGCATGGGAAATGGCGATTCTCCCGGCTGCGACCATTCGGGAATGGTTCGATAAAGAATATGCGCATTATCCGCTGATGAAGCGCAAGGAACGCGTGACGGCAAGGATTGAGCGCTGGTTGACGATGGAATTGGAACAGGTCCGGGATCCGAATCGGCGTAAGGAATTCAAGAAGAAAGCGAACGCCCGGCTGAAAGCGTATCTGAAGACTTGGGCGGAGACAAGAACTTATGAGGTTTATCTGGAAATTACCGCGCGGGCGAAAGAAAGCGACTTGGTTCCCGCCGAGCTGAAGGAATTCGTGCCCGCGCAGTTTGCCCAAGAACTGACAGATGGCGCCAAATCCCGCAAAGTTCGCGAGGAAGACCTCCCTGCGCTCGCTTACCTACGATATATTTTGTACGGGGATGAGGGACGGACGCGGTTTGATCATGTCGTGATCGATGAAGCGCAGGATTTTTCCCCGTTTCAGGTGGCGTTACTGCGGAAGTTTACGAGGGAAGGCTCCTTCTCCATCCTCGGTGATCTGTCCCAAGGCATTCACGCTTATAAGGGGATTCGCCAGTGGCAAGAATTTACGAGTCTGTTCGGCGAGAACGAAACCGGCTACTTTCAGCTCGAGCAGAGCTATCGTTCGACGATGGAAATCATCGAATTCGCGAACGAAGTGCTCGTGCGCGGAGGCGGGGCGCCGCTGCTGGCCGTTCCGGTCTTCCGGAGCGGCCGGCAGGTCGGCGTCTACCCCGCCGAGCGCCAATCCGCGGAGATTGCCCGCATTCTCCGCGGATTGGATCCGGCGGCGGTGAAGACAACCGCCGTCATCGGCCGCACGGCGGCCTCTTGCCGCGAGCTGGCGCGCGAGCTCGCGAAGGAAGGCATCGAGGCGTCGCTCCTCGATGCGAAGCAGGCCACGTACGGCGGCGGATTGTCCGTCGTACCGGCGTACTTGGCCAAGGGGCTGGAGTTCGACGCGGTCATCGTCGCAGACGCGGACGCGCGGAGCTATCGGGCCGCCCCGGCCGAGGCGAAGCTGCTCTATGTCGCGTGTACGCGCGCGCTGCATGAGCTGCACTTGGTTTACAGCGGCGGCGAGGTTTCGCCGTTGGTCCGGTTGTAA
- the cdaS gene encoding sporulation-specific diadenylate cyclase CdaS, whose product MNDIVCDEFPLNETIKIHLQTIQSTIEKSIQNLHNEDHCIMSELDQMTGAMNKVVALASSFYLQCYLSGYSSRVGDLALTVKHLSERRHGGLIVIKREQHVGNILHSGIEVMAMLTSPLLESIFYPGNPLHDGAVLIDADIIVSAANILPVSQKGSLDTKLGTRHRAAIGLSEASDALILVVSEETGHTSFAYKGGLHPFQFSPTILNT is encoded by the coding sequence GTGAACGACATTGTTTGTGATGAATTTCCTTTAAACGAAACAATAAAAATTCACCTTCAAACGATTCAAAGCACAATTGAAAAAAGCATCCAGAATCTACATAATGAAGATCACTGCATTATGAGTGAACTCGATCAGATGACGGGTGCTATGAATAAAGTCGTGGCCCTTGCATCTTCCTTTTACCTGCAGTGTTATTTATCTGGTTATTCCTCACGTGTGGGCGATCTGGCCTTAACAGTTAAACATCTCTCCGAGCGCCGACATGGCGGTCTTATCGTAATTAAAAGGGAGCAGCACGTCGGTAACATACTTCATTCAGGTATTGAGGTAATGGCAATGCTTACTTCTCCTTTGTTGGAGTCCATCTTCTATCCAGGAAATCCACTCCATGATGGAGCCGTGTTGATAGATGCGGACATCATTGTGTCTGCAGCCAATATTCTTCCCGTTTCACAGAAGGGTTCCTTGGATACAAAGTTAGGCACCAGGCACAGGGCGGCAATCGGTTTATCAGAGGCCAGCGATGCGCTGATTTTGGTCGTATCCGAGGAAACCGGTCATACTTCATTTGCTTATAAAGGGGGGCTCCATCCATTTCAGTTTTCCCCCACAATATTGAATACCTAA
- a CDS encoding MFS transporter — MRASFKMTLLALAITSTLAPMLAAPAVKLLMLDFKDTNPVLIQLVVTFSSFFILPSLLIGSFLSKRVSKKSIITLGLILYVIGGVGPAFMNSIAGILVMRAILGIGIGFITPLMNALVAENYKGDERSKMNGLTVGVNGLGGAFFLFIGGAITVLGWRGVFWTYSFGIVLLILVLLFVPRDKPISVVKNDMPISNKKIPFRVYWIGLMTTGLMVLYYLIPTNLASFVVDNGFGNSAMAGYLTSLSFIFVFVAGITGTKMRHVFKKSIVSFILLLLGMALLLMSQANGLWMIALGVGLVGYGFGLAYPFLLNKMAEVAPMEHMTLAIMLMTAFANMGQFISPLITNGIQSLLHLESIRSVFIVFMILIGICLLISIVHTSRVKRLELLKTIQ, encoded by the coding sequence ATGAGAGCGAGTTTTAAGATGACCTTACTGGCATTGGCAATCACATCGACTTTAGCACCCATGCTGGCTGCGCCTGCCGTCAAGTTGCTCATGCTTGATTTCAAGGATACGAATCCAGTACTTATACAGCTAGTTGTAACTTTCTCTTCATTTTTTATTTTACCTAGTTTGTTAATCGGAAGTTTTTTGTCCAAAAGGGTATCCAAGAAATCCATAATAACGCTGGGGTTAATTCTATATGTTATAGGAGGTGTTGGGCCTGCATTTATGAATTCCATCGCCGGAATTCTTGTCATGCGTGCCATTCTTGGGATCGGTATCGGTTTTATTACGCCACTTATGAATGCACTAGTTGCAGAGAATTACAAGGGGGATGAGCGATCTAAAATGAACGGACTAACAGTCGGCGTTAATGGTCTGGGCGGTGCCTTCTTCCTCTTCATCGGCGGAGCGATTACCGTATTGGGGTGGAGAGGCGTTTTTTGGACATACTCCTTTGGAATTGTATTGCTAATCCTAGTACTCCTGTTTGTCCCGCGCGATAAACCAATTTCTGTCGTGAAGAATGACATGCCTATTTCTAACAAGAAAATACCTTTTAGAGTATATTGGATTGGTTTGATGACAACGGGACTCATGGTTTTGTACTACTTGATTCCAACAAATCTAGCCTCCTTTGTCGTTGATAACGGGTTTGGCAACTCGGCTATGGCGGGATATCTGACCTCATTATCATTTATATTTGTGTTTGTTGCTGGCATTACAGGTACAAAAATGAGGCATGTTTTCAAAAAAAGTATCGTTTCTTTTATTTTATTACTGCTGGGAATGGCTTTACTTCTCATGAGCCAAGCGAATGGGTTATGGATGATTGCATTAGGGGTTGGCTTAGTCGGTTATGGCTTCGGTTTGGCTTATCCGTTTCTTTTAAACAAGATGGCGGAGGTGGCTCCGATGGAGCATATGACGTTGGCAATCATGCTGATGACCGCATTCGCGAATATGGGTCAATTTATATCTCCATTAATTACAAACGGTATTCAATCTTTATTGCACTTGGAATCCATTCGATCCGTATTTATCGTATTCATGATTTTAATCGGTATATGCTTGCTTATCTCCATTGTTCATACCAGTAGGGTTAAGAGGTTAGAACTTTTAAAAACCATACAGTGA
- a CDS encoding deoxynucleoside kinase → MAVIVVGGMIGLGKTSVAQLLGQRLGSDVFFEEVDDNPILPLFYTASPEEIERKRYPFLLQLYFLDKRFRAIKQALVSPRNVLDRSIYEDWYFAKINQNLGRISDLEFSVYESLADNMMAELQELPKKSPDLMVYLKASFDTVIYRIGLRGREFEQDEQLLDYYHKLWSGYDDWVLNHYKASDVLIVDMDQTDIVNNPEDAELLVTEIQAKLLEMGLES, encoded by the coding sequence ATGGCTGTGATTGTTGTAGGCGGTATGATTGGATTAGGCAAGACGTCCGTAGCTCAGTTACTTGGGCAAAGGTTGGGTTCGGATGTGTTTTTTGAGGAGGTAGACGATAACCCGATACTTCCGTTGTTCTACACGGCCTCACCTGAAGAAATTGAGAGAAAGAGATATCCGTTTCTTCTGCAGTTATATTTTCTGGACAAGCGATTTCGCGCGATTAAACAGGCGTTAGTCAGCCCCCGCAACGTGTTGGATCGGAGTATTTACGAAGACTGGTATTTTGCCAAAATCAATCAGAATCTCGGTCGCATCAGCGATCTTGAATTTTCTGTATATGAGAGTCTCGCGGATAACATGATGGCTGAACTTCAGGAATTGCCGAAGAAATCGCCGGATTTGATGGTATATCTGAAAGCTTCGTTCGACACCGTTATTTACCGAATCGGTCTTCGTGGACGTGAGTTTGAACAAGATGAGCAACTGCTGGATTATTATCACAAGTTGTGGTCGGGTTACGATGACTGGGTGTTAAACCACTACAAGGCATCCGATGTGCTGATTGTGGATATGGATCAAACCGATATTGTCAACAATCCGGAAGACGCGGAGTTGTTGGTCACGGAAATTCAAGCGAAGTTACTCGAGATGGGCTTGGAATCATAA
- a CDS encoding GNAT family N-acetyltransferase has translation MFKHIIEPGLHLQILEKRHAQEVLNMIEKNRSYLAEWLPWAETTTKVEHMEGFIETELHRFAKNNGFTSGIFIENQFCGCIGIHPINWNDRHVSIGYWLGEDFQGKGIMTKANKAIHNYIFDELDLNKIHIQACAGNVKSQTIPQRLGFTQEGILRQYQLLNGVYHDHFVYGLLKEERTNLGLEES, from the coding sequence ATGTTTAAACACATCATTGAACCGGGACTTCACTTGCAAATATTAGAAAAGCGCCATGCGCAAGAAGTTTTGAATATGATTGAGAAGAACAGATCCTATCTTGCCGAGTGGCTGCCTTGGGCGGAAACCACAACAAAGGTAGAACATATGGAAGGTTTTATCGAGACGGAGCTCCACAGATTTGCCAAAAACAACGGATTTACAAGCGGAATTTTTATCGAAAATCAGTTTTGCGGTTGTATTGGGATTCACCCTATCAACTGGAACGATCGTCATGTTTCCATTGGTTATTGGTTGGGGGAAGATTTTCAAGGCAAAGGCATCATGACCAAGGCAAACAAGGCCATCCACAACTATATATTTGATGAACTGGATCTGAATAAAATCCATATTCAGGCATGTGCCGGGAATGTCAAAAGCCAGACGATTCCGCAAAGGCTGGGCTTTACGCAAGAAGGCATCCTGCGGCAGTATCAACTTCTCAATGGTGTCTACCATGATCATTTCGTTTATGGTTTGTTAAAGGAAGAACGGACAAATCTAGGTTTGGAGGAGAGTTAA
- a CDS encoding LysR family transcriptional regulator, producing the protein MELKQLHTFRMAAQTLNFSRTAEDLNYAQSSVTSHIQALEAELKVPLFERIGKRLRLTEAGTKFQVYADQILMLAEEAKSVVQGGEEPGGILVIGAAESLCTYRLPRILTKFKESYPKVQLRFYPVNSDPGVRPLLANGTLDAAFILDRLWTSDTLLIEPLIEEPVSVIAHPSHPLAGKVAVLAADLTQESLLLTNEGCSYRSIFEDSLTSVGVVPVSLNEFTSLEAIKQCVISNMGIGVLPTMSVLQDLEQGKVRELQWKGCDFPVLTQIVTHKDKWLSPALAAFIQMAKDEYGK; encoded by the coding sequence TTGGAATTAAAGCAGCTCCACACGTTCCGGATGGCGGCGCAAACGTTGAATTTTTCCCGAACGGCAGAAGATTTGAACTACGCGCAGTCCAGTGTGACCAGTCATATACAAGCGCTTGAGGCAGAATTAAAAGTTCCGTTGTTTGAACGAATCGGTAAGCGATTGCGTCTGACTGAAGCCGGGACGAAATTCCAGGTGTACGCTGACCAAATTCTTATGTTGGCAGAGGAAGCGAAGTCAGTCGTTCAAGGCGGGGAAGAACCAGGAGGCATCTTGGTGATCGGCGCCGCGGAGAGCTTATGTACGTACAGATTGCCGCGCATTTTGACCAAATTTAAAGAAAGCTATCCTAAAGTGCAGCTCCGGTTCTATCCGGTTAACTCCGATCCGGGTGTACGGCCTCTGCTGGCTAACGGCACGCTGGACGCCGCATTTATCCTGGATCGCCTGTGGACCTCAGATACATTGTTAATTGAACCATTGATAGAGGAACCTGTGAGTGTTATTGCGCACCCATCGCACCCCTTAGCCGGGAAAGTTGCGGTCCTGGCCGCGGACCTCACTCAAGAATCTTTACTCTTGACGAATGAAGGCTGCAGTTACCGCAGTATATTCGAAGATTCGCTTACATCGGTTGGCGTTGTGCCGGTAAGCTTGAATGAATTTACAAGTCTGGAAGCCATTAAACAATGTGTCATATCCAATATGGGGATCGGGGTGTTGCCTACCATGTCCGTACTTCAGGATTTAGAGCAGGGCAAAGTTAGGGAGCTTCAATGGAAAGGCTGCGATTTTCCCGTCTTAACGCAGATCGTCACACATAAAGATAAGTGGCTTTCACCGGCGTTGGCGGCTTTTATCCAGATGGCCAAGGATGAATATGGGAAGTGA
- a CDS encoding CHY zinc finger protein, translating to MTISSTQVAGAIDSHTRCTHYHGSTDIIAIKFKCCDMYYGCFYCHEELADHAPETWPIDEREARAVLCGQCNSELTITQYLQCEYRCPQCAASFNPGCRHHYHLYFE from the coding sequence ATGACAATCTCATCAACCCAAGTAGCTGGAGCCATAGACTCACACACCCGATGTACGCATTACCACGGGTCAACCGATATTATCGCAATCAAGTTTAAATGCTGTGACATGTATTATGGTTGTTTCTATTGCCATGAGGAGCTGGCAGATCACGCGCCTGAAACTTGGCCGATCGATGAACGAGAGGCAAGAGCGGTATTATGCGGACAATGTAACTCGGAGTTGACCATTACCCAGTACTTACAGTGTGAGTATCGCTGTCCCCAATGTGCTGCTTCATTTAATCCCGGTTGCAGGCATCATTATCATTTGTATTTTGAATAA
- a CDS encoding GNAT family N-acetyltransferase codes for MWIRPVEMDDVSGIQLVARESWMNTYKESYPLEFIMDFLGRAYSTERLEQAVKRDLERSERQFLVAEDSTGNIVGYAQVTLGENKTHELARIYILTTHQGNGIGRAFITEFRSRINDMDTLTAWVEAANSSGRMFYEKMGFRMINEKIERFGTYETSLVCYEQKGGSAHV; via the coding sequence ATGTGGATCAGACCTGTGGAGATGGATGACGTTAGCGGAATTCAGCTGGTGGCTCGTGAGAGTTGGATGAACACCTATAAGGAGAGTTATCCGTTGGAGTTCATTATGGACTTTTTGGGGAGAGCATATTCGACCGAGAGACTGGAGCAAGCTGTAAAGCGTGACCTGGAACGCTCTGAGAGGCAGTTTTTGGTTGCTGAAGATTCCACAGGAAATATAGTTGGATATGCTCAGGTGACATTGGGTGAAAACAAAACCCACGAGTTAGCCAGAATCTATATTCTGACTACCCATCAAGGAAACGGAATCGGCAGAGCTTTTATTACGGAGTTCCGAAGTCGGATAAACGATATGGACACTTTGACCGCATGGGTTGAGGCAGCTAATTCCTCTGGCCGAATGTTTTATGAAAAGATGGGGTTCCGGATGATTAATGAGAAGATTGAGCGATTCGGTACGTACGAAACGAGCTTGGTTTGTTATGAGCAAAAAGGAGGATCAGCGCATGTTTAA